One Gossypium raimondii isolate GPD5lz chromosome 3, ASM2569854v1, whole genome shotgun sequence genomic window carries:
- the LOC105795024 gene encoding brefeldin A-inhibited guanine nucleotide-exchange protein 1 isoform X3: protein MTAMWIHQTYLKDICRIVNGLLKTALGPPPASTTTLSAVQDITFRHESVNCLVSIIKSMGAWMDQKLTIGDSDLRKSFKSDTAAEGHSTLTAEDGTVSDCELQPEMNSELSNAATLEQRRAYKIELQKGVSLFNRKPSKGIEFLINTKKVGNSPEEVAAFLKSNTTGLNEAMIGDYLGEREDFALKVMHAYVDSFDFKSMDFGEAIRFFLQGFRLPGEAQKIDRIMEKFAERYCKCNPSSFTSADTAYVLAYSVIMLNTDAHNSMVKDKMNKSDFIRNNRGIDDGKDLPEEYLGALYDQIVNNEIKMNADSSVPQSMQANSLNKLLGLDGILNLVTWKQTEEKALGANGLLIRQIQEQFKAKSGKSESVYHSVSDVAILRFMVEVCWGPMLAAYSVTLDQSDDRIATTQCLQGFRHAVHVTAVMGMQTQRDAFVTSTAKFTFLHCAADMKQKNVDAVKAIISIAIEDGNHLQESWEHILTCLSRVEHLQLLGEGSSTETSILSVPNTEIDEKVPKPSGIQSLKKKGSLQNPAVMAIVRGGSYDSAAVGANSSGLVTPEQINQFIANLNLLEQIGSSELNHVFVHSQRLNSEAIVAFVKALCKVSIAELQSPTDPRVFSLTKLVEIAHYNMNRIRLVWFRIWNVLSDFFVSVGLSENLSVAIFVMDSLRQLAMKFLEREELANYNFQNEFLRPFVIVMQKSNSIEIRELIVRYVSQMVLSRVSNVKSGWKSVFMVFTAAAVDERKNIVLLAFGTMEKIVREYFPHISETDASTFSDCVRCLIKFTNSKFDSDISLNAIGFLRFCAIKLAEGGLVCADKSPDDGSSVSAVTKNDRDLQSFADSDDHASYWVPLLAGLSELTSDSKLAIRKSSTEVLFNVLKGHGHLFSRAFWIGVFSSVVLPLFNGASPVKQDSPTAKSPRPDGSTWDPEISAAAAQSLVDLVIRFFNVLRPQLPNVVSILAGYLKSTKQGPASTGVSATYRLTGELGSRFSKDEWQEILLAIKEAATSTLPGFMKILRSMDDIKVPENSRSSTNTETSSDHGLTKDDLEEDNLQTSAYVVSKMKSFIAVQLLIMQVITDIYKANLQFLVASNINIIVEIFSSITSHAQQLNSETVLQKKIKKVCSILETSEPPMVHFENEAYQNYLNFLQDLIKNNSSAPKEMNLRSLVAVCEKILLIYLSCTDYNYARRQKPVEIPVTHWILPLGVAKKEKMAARTPLLVSALKALNCLEKDSCRKYIADIFHLLVDLVRSDHSSNEVQHALSNIFQACIGPIIMP from the exons ATGACTGCGATGTGGATTCACCAAACATATTTGAAAG ATATTTGCAGGATTGTCAACGGCCTTCTCAAAACAGCTCTAGGACCGCCACCTGCTTCAACAACTACTTTGTCTGCAGTCCAGGATATAACTTTCCGGCATGAATCAGTAAATTGCTTGGTTAGCATTATTAAGTCAATGGGAGCTTGGATGGACCAAAAGCTGACAATAGGTGATTCTGACTTGCGTAAGAGCTTCAAGAGTGACACTGCAGCAGAGGGCCATTCAACTTTGACTGCAGAAGATGGAACAGTCTCTGATTGCGAGTTGCAACCAGAAATGAATTCTGAATTGTCAAATGCTGCTACACTTGAGCAACGGCGGGCTTACAAGATTGAACTTCAG AAAGGTGTTTCGTTGTTTAACAGGAAGCCATCCAAAGGCATTGAGTTTCTTATAAATACCAAAAAGGTTGGCAACTCTCCAGAGGAAGTGGCCGCTTTTCTGAAGAGTAACACTACTGGGTTGAATGAAGCCATGATTGGTGATTATTTGGGTGAAAGGGAGGATTTTGCTTTGAAAGTTATGCATGCTTATGTGGATTCCTTTGATTTCAAATCTATGGATTTTGGTGAAGCGATAAGGTTCTTCCTACAAGGCTTCAGGTTACCAGGAGAAGCACAGAAAATTGACCGCATCATGGAAAAGTTTGCTGAGCGCTATTGTAAATGTAATCCTAGCTCATTTACCAGTGCAGATACTGCCTATGTACTGGCATACTCTGTCATAATGCTCAACACTGATGCCCATAATAGCATGGTCAAAgacaag ATGAACAAGTCTGATTTCATTCGAAACAATCGAGGAATAGATGATGGCAAAGATTTACCTGAGGAGTATCTTGGTGCTCTTTATGATCAAATTGTGAATAATGAAATCAAGATGAATGCAGATTCTTCTGTTCCTCAAAGCATGCAGGCGAACAGCTTAAATAAGTTATTGGGTTTGGATGGTATACTCAATTTGGTGACTTGGAAGCAAACAGAAGAAAAGGCATTGGGTGCAAATGGGCTTCTTATAAGACAAATCCAAGAGCAGTTTAAGGCAAAGTCGGGAAAATCAGA GTCTGTTTATCATTCTGTTTCAGATGTAGCAATCTTGAGGTTTATGGTGGAGGTCTGCTGGGGACCTATGCTGGCTGCATACAGTGTCACTCTTGACCAGAGTGATGATAGAATTGCTACCACTCAATGCTTACAGGGCTTTCGACATGCTGTGCATGTAACTGCCGTAATGGGAATGCAGACGCAGAGAGATGCTTTTGTCACATCAACGGCAAAGTTCACTTTTCTCCATTGTGCTGCAGACATGAAACAAAAGAATGTTGATGCCGTAAAA GCAATAATATCTATTGCCATTGAAGATGGTAACCATCTTCAGGAATCCTGGGAGCATATATTGACATGCCTGTCCAGAGTTGAGCATTTGCAACTGTTGGGAGAAGGTTCATCAACCGAAACATCCATTTTATCCGTGCCTAACACTGAAATAGATGAAAAGGTTCCAAAACCTTCTGGTATTCAATCCCTGAAGAAAAAAGGATCACTCCAGAATCCAGCTGTAATGGCAATTGTGCGAGGAGGGTCATATGACAGTGCCGCTGTTGGAGCCAATAGTTCAGGACTGGTAACCCCAGAGCAGATTAATCAATTCATTGCAAACTTGAATTTATTGGAACAGATAGGAAGTTCCGAGTTGAACCATGTTTTTGTACATAGCCAAAGATTAAACAGTGAAGCAATAGTGGCTTTTGTGAAGGCCCTTTGCAAGGTTTCTATAGCAGAGTTGCAGTCTCCAACAGACCCTCGAGTTTTTAGCCTCACAAAACTAGTTGAAATTGC GCACTACAATATGAACCGCATCAGATTAGTTTGGTTTCGCATATGGAATGTTCTCTCTGATTTCTTTGTTTCTGTTGGACTGTCCGAGAATTTATCCGTGGCAATCTTTGTGATGGATTCCTTGCGGCAGCTTGCTATGAAATTCTTAGAACGTGAGGAGCTGGCAAACTACAATTTCCAGAATGAATTTTTGAGACCATTTGTGATTGTTATGCAAAAAAGCAACTCCATAGAAATAAGGGAATTAATAGTTCGATACGTTTCTCAGATGGTACTCAGCCGCGTCAGTAATGTGAAATCTGGATGGAAAAGTGTCTTTATG GTGTTTACAGCTGCTGCTGTGGATGAGCGGAAGAATATTGTCCTGCTAGCTTTTGGGACCATGGAAAAAATAGTTAGAGAGTACTTTCCTCATATCAGTGAGACAGACGCTTCTACTTTTAGTGATTGTGTGCGATGCCTCATCAAGTTCACAAATAGCAAGTTTGACAGTGATATTAGCCTTAATGCTATTGGATTTCTCCGGTTTTGTGCTATCAAACTTGCTGAGGGAGGCCTTGTTTGCGCTGATAAGAGCCCAGACGATGGTTCATCTGTTTCAGCTGTAACTAAGAATGATAGAGATCTACAAAGTTTCGCTGATAGTGATGATCATGCATCCTATTGGGTTCCCTTGCTAGCAG GTTTATCAGAACTAACATCCGACTCGAAGTTAGCCATCCGAAAGAGTTCGACGGAAGTGCTTTTCAACGTCCTGAAGGGTCATGGTCATCTTTTCTCACGAGCATTCTGGATTGGTGTTTTTAGCTCTGTTGTTCTCCCCTTATTTAATGGTGCATCTCCTGTAAAACAGGATTCACCAACAGCGAAATCTCCTCGTCCTGATGGAAGTACATGGGATCCTGAAATTTCTGCTGCCGCAGCGCAGTCTCTTGTAGATCTTGTTATAAGGTTTTTCAATGTATTGAGACCTCAACTACCAAATGTAGTATCTATACTGGCAGGATACTTAAAAAGTACAAAACAGGGTCCTGCAAGCACTGGAGTTTCGGCAACATATCGTTTGACAGGAGAGTTAGGAAGCAGATTTTCAAAAGACGAATGGCAAGAAATCCTTCTAGCTATAAAAGAAGCTGCCACTTCAACATTGCCTGGGTTTATGAAGATTTTGAGAAGCATGGATGACATCAAGGTGCCTGAGAATTCTCGATCCTCTACTAATACTGAAACAAGCTCTGATCATGGACTGACCAAGGATGACCTTGAGGAAGATAATCTGCAAACTTCAGCTTATGTGGTTTCGAAAATGAAGAGTTTTATCGCGGTCCAGCTACTGATTATGCAG GTTATAACTGATATATACAAAGCGAACCTACAATTCTTGGTAGCTTCCAACATAAATATCATTGTCGagatattttcttccattacATCACATGCTCAGCAACTGAACTCCGAGACTGTCctgcaaaagaaaataaagaaagtatgCTCGATCTTGGAGACCTCCGAACCGCCCATGGTTCACTTCGAGAACGAGGCTTATCAAAATTACCTCAACTTCCTCCAAGATTTAATCAAAAACAATTCATCCGCCCCAAAGGAGATGAACCTAAGATCACTAGTGGCAGTGTGTGAAAAAATATTGCTGATATACCTTAGCTGCACCGATTACAACTACGCACGGCGGCAGAAACCGGTTGAGATACCGGTGACTCATTGGATTCTCCCCTTGGGAGTagccaaaaaggaaaaaatggcAGCTAGGACACCTCTACTTGTGTCTGCATTGAAGGCATTGAATTGCTTGGAGAAGGATTCCTGCAGAAAGTACATTGCAGATATCTTTCATCTGTTGGTCGATCTGGTTCGAAGCGATCATAGCTCGAATGAAGTTCAACATGCTCTAAGCAACATATTCCAGGCATGTATAGGTCCGATAATAATGCCATAA
- the LOC105795024 gene encoding brefeldin A-inhibited guanine nucleotide-exchange protein 1 isoform X2, with translation MLASQTLGGPSRCGRVLGPPLDKIIKNAAWRKHTHLVSSCKSALDKLETLSDTGLSDPTSPLLGISSSDANFVLNPILLALETNYVKVAEPALECTFKLFSLGVARGEIHGNVSNPILYKIVEAVCKVGGIGEESLELAVLRVLLSAIRCPCVLIRGDCLLNVVRTCYNVYLRGLSGTNQICAKSVLAQIMLIVFTRAEEDSIDVSIKTVSVSELLEFSDKNLNEGSSIYHCQNFVSEVMSASEGVPDLKLSQPSKDQELQNVELKTSKWEEEEIGDKIREDGFLVFKNLCKLSMKFSSQENDDQILLRGKTLSLELLKAVMDNGGSIWRSNVRFLNVIKQYLCLSLLKNSALSVMSIFQLQSCIFMSLLTKYRTGLKDEIGIFFPMLILRVLENVLQPSFVQKMTVLNLLEKIAADSQIIIDIFVNYDCDVDSPNIFERIVNGLLKTALGPPPASTTTLSAVQDITFRHESVNCLVSIIKSMGAWMDQKLTIGDSDLRKSFKSDTAAEGHSTLTAEDGTVSDCELQPEMNSELSNAATLEQRRAYKIELQKGVSLFNRKPSKGIEFLINTKKVGNSPEEVAAFLKSNTTGLNEAMIGDYLGEREDFALKVMHAYVDSFDFKSMDFGEAIRFFLQGFRLPGEAQKIDRIMEKFAERYCKCNPSSFTSADTAYVLAYSVIMLNTDAHNSMVKDKMNKSDFIRNNRGIDDGKDLPEEYLGALYDQIVNNEIKMNADSSVPQSMQANSLNKLLGLDGILNLVTWKQTEEKALGANGLLIRQIQEQFKAKSGKSESVYHSVSDVAILRFMVEVCWGPMLAAYSVTLDQSDDRIATTQCLQGFRHAVHVTAVMGMQTQRDAFVTSTAKFTFLHCAADMKQKNVDAVKAIISIAIEDGNHLQESWEHILTCLSRVEHLQLLGEGSSTETSILSVPNTEIDEKVPKPSGIQSLKKKGSLQNPAVMAIVRGGSYDSAAVGANSSGLVTPEQINQFIANLNLLEQIGSSELNHVFVHSQRLNSEAIVAFVKALCKVSIAELQSPTDPRVFSLTKLVEIAHYNMNRIRLVWFRIWNVLSDFFVSVGLSENLSVAIFVMDSLRQLAMKFLEREELANYNFQNEFLRPFVIVMQKSNSIEIRELIVRYVSQMVLSRVSNVKSGWKSVFMVFTAAAVDERKNIVLLAFGTMEKIVREYFPHISETDASTFSDCVRCLIKFTNSKFDSDISLNAIGFLRFCAIKLAEGGLVCADKSPDDGSSVSAVTKNDRDLQSFADSDDHASYWVPLLAGLSELTSDSKLAIRKSSTEVLFNVLKGHGHLFSRAFWIGVFSSVVLPLFNGASPVKQDSPTAKSPRPDGSTWDPEISAAAAQSLVDLVIRFFNVLRPQLPNVVSILAGYLKSTKQGPASTGVSATYRLTGELGSRFSKDEWQEILLAIKEAATSTLPGFMKILRSMDDIKVPENSRSSTNTETSSDHGLTKDDLEEDNLQTSAYVVSKMKSFIAVQLLIMQVITDIYKANLQFLVASNINIIVEIFSSITSHAQQLNSETVLQKKIKKVCSILETSEPPMVHFENEAYQNYLNFLQDLIKNNSSAPKEMNLRSLVAVCEKILLIYLSCTDYNYARRQKPVEIPVTHWILPLGVAKKEKMAARTPLLVSALKALNCLEKDSCRKYIADIFHLLVDLVRSDHSSNEVQHALSNIFQACIGPIIMP, from the exons ATGTTAGCTTCCCAGACGCTCGGAGGACCGTCGAGGTgcggccgtgtgctaggcccaCCGCTCGACAAGATCATAAAAAATGCCGCATGGCGAAAACACACGCACCTCGTTTCCTCATGCAAATCCGCTCTCGACAAGCTCGAGACCCTCTCCGACACCGGCTTGTCCGATCCGACTTCACCGCTGCTCGGCATTTCATCTTCCGATGCCAACTTCGTCCTTAACCCGATCCTTCTCGCCTTGGAAACCAACTACGTCAAAGTTGCCGAGCCCGCCCTCGAATGCACCTTCAAATTATTCTCCCTCGGCGTCGCTCGTGGCGAGATCCATGGCAACGTTTCCAATCCGATCCTCTACAAAATCGTCGAAGCCGTTTGCAAAGTCGGCGGCATCGGGGAGGAATCGCTCGAGCTCGCCGTGCTGCGAGTTTTGCTCTCCGCCATCCGATGTCCTTGCGTTTTGATCCGTGGTGATTGCTTGCTCAACGTCGTTAGAACTTGTTATAACGTATATTTACGCGGTTTGAGTGGAACCAATCAAATCTGTGCTAAGTCCGTTTTGGCTCAGATTATGCTAATTGTATTCACCCGAGCGGAAGAAGATTCCATTGATGTTTCTATCAAAACAGTGTCGGTTAGTGAGCTTTTAGAGTTTAGTGATAAGAATTTAAATGAAGGAAGTTCAATTTATCATTGTCAGAATTTTGTTAGCGAGGTTATGAGTGCCAGTGAAGGGGTTCCAGATTTGAAGCTATCGCAGCCGAGTAAGGATCAGGAGCTGCAAAATGTTGAGTTGAAGACGTCGAAATGGGAAGAGGAGGAAATTGGGGA TAAAATTAGGGAGGACGGCTTTCTTGTTTTTAAGAATTTGTGTAAGTTGTCAATGAAGTTTTCATCACAGGAGAATGATGATCAGATCCTTTTAAGAGGGAAAACGCTGTCTTTGGAGCTCCTCAAGGCTGTTATGGATAATGGGGGTTCCATTTGGCGCTCGAATGTTAG GTTTCTTAACGTAATTAAGCAGTATCTCTGCTTATCATTGTTAAAAAACAGTGCCTTGTCAGTGATGTCAATTTTCCAGCTCCAAAGTTGTATTTTTATGAGCCTGCTAACGAAATATAGAACAGGGTTGAAAGATGAAATTGGAATATTCTTTCCCATGCTTATCCTCCGAGTTCTAGAGAATGTTTTACAGCCAAGTTTTGTACAGAAAATGACAGTCCTTAATCTGTTGGAAAAGATTGCTGCGGATTCACAGATTATCATTGATATATTCGTGAATTATGACTGCGATGTGGATTCACCAAACATATTTGAAAG GATTGTCAACGGCCTTCTCAAAACAGCTCTAGGACCGCCACCTGCTTCAACAACTACTTTGTCTGCAGTCCAGGATATAACTTTCCGGCATGAATCAGTAAATTGCTTGGTTAGCATTATTAAGTCAATGGGAGCTTGGATGGACCAAAAGCTGACAATAGGTGATTCTGACTTGCGTAAGAGCTTCAAGAGTGACACTGCAGCAGAGGGCCATTCAACTTTGACTGCAGAAGATGGAACAGTCTCTGATTGCGAGTTGCAACCAGAAATGAATTCTGAATTGTCAAATGCTGCTACACTTGAGCAACGGCGGGCTTACAAGATTGAACTTCAG AAAGGTGTTTCGTTGTTTAACAGGAAGCCATCCAAAGGCATTGAGTTTCTTATAAATACCAAAAAGGTTGGCAACTCTCCAGAGGAAGTGGCCGCTTTTCTGAAGAGTAACACTACTGGGTTGAATGAAGCCATGATTGGTGATTATTTGGGTGAAAGGGAGGATTTTGCTTTGAAAGTTATGCATGCTTATGTGGATTCCTTTGATTTCAAATCTATGGATTTTGGTGAAGCGATAAGGTTCTTCCTACAAGGCTTCAGGTTACCAGGAGAAGCACAGAAAATTGACCGCATCATGGAAAAGTTTGCTGAGCGCTATTGTAAATGTAATCCTAGCTCATTTACCAGTGCAGATACTGCCTATGTACTGGCATACTCTGTCATAATGCTCAACACTGATGCCCATAATAGCATGGTCAAAgacaag ATGAACAAGTCTGATTTCATTCGAAACAATCGAGGAATAGATGATGGCAAAGATTTACCTGAGGAGTATCTTGGTGCTCTTTATGATCAAATTGTGAATAATGAAATCAAGATGAATGCAGATTCTTCTGTTCCTCAAAGCATGCAGGCGAACAGCTTAAATAAGTTATTGGGTTTGGATGGTATACTCAATTTGGTGACTTGGAAGCAAACAGAAGAAAAGGCATTGGGTGCAAATGGGCTTCTTATAAGACAAATCCAAGAGCAGTTTAAGGCAAAGTCGGGAAAATCAGA GTCTGTTTATCATTCTGTTTCAGATGTAGCAATCTTGAGGTTTATGGTGGAGGTCTGCTGGGGACCTATGCTGGCTGCATACAGTGTCACTCTTGACCAGAGTGATGATAGAATTGCTACCACTCAATGCTTACAGGGCTTTCGACATGCTGTGCATGTAACTGCCGTAATGGGAATGCAGACGCAGAGAGATGCTTTTGTCACATCAACGGCAAAGTTCACTTTTCTCCATTGTGCTGCAGACATGAAACAAAAGAATGTTGATGCCGTAAAA GCAATAATATCTATTGCCATTGAAGATGGTAACCATCTTCAGGAATCCTGGGAGCATATATTGACATGCCTGTCCAGAGTTGAGCATTTGCAACTGTTGGGAGAAGGTTCATCAACCGAAACATCCATTTTATCCGTGCCTAACACTGAAATAGATGAAAAGGTTCCAAAACCTTCTGGTATTCAATCCCTGAAGAAAAAAGGATCACTCCAGAATCCAGCTGTAATGGCAATTGTGCGAGGAGGGTCATATGACAGTGCCGCTGTTGGAGCCAATAGTTCAGGACTGGTAACCCCAGAGCAGATTAATCAATTCATTGCAAACTTGAATTTATTGGAACAGATAGGAAGTTCCGAGTTGAACCATGTTTTTGTACATAGCCAAAGATTAAACAGTGAAGCAATAGTGGCTTTTGTGAAGGCCCTTTGCAAGGTTTCTATAGCAGAGTTGCAGTCTCCAACAGACCCTCGAGTTTTTAGCCTCACAAAACTAGTTGAAATTGC GCACTACAATATGAACCGCATCAGATTAGTTTGGTTTCGCATATGGAATGTTCTCTCTGATTTCTTTGTTTCTGTTGGACTGTCCGAGAATTTATCCGTGGCAATCTTTGTGATGGATTCCTTGCGGCAGCTTGCTATGAAATTCTTAGAACGTGAGGAGCTGGCAAACTACAATTTCCAGAATGAATTTTTGAGACCATTTGTGATTGTTATGCAAAAAAGCAACTCCATAGAAATAAGGGAATTAATAGTTCGATACGTTTCTCAGATGGTACTCAGCCGCGTCAGTAATGTGAAATCTGGATGGAAAAGTGTCTTTATG GTGTTTACAGCTGCTGCTGTGGATGAGCGGAAGAATATTGTCCTGCTAGCTTTTGGGACCATGGAAAAAATAGTTAGAGAGTACTTTCCTCATATCAGTGAGACAGACGCTTCTACTTTTAGTGATTGTGTGCGATGCCTCATCAAGTTCACAAATAGCAAGTTTGACAGTGATATTAGCCTTAATGCTATTGGATTTCTCCGGTTTTGTGCTATCAAACTTGCTGAGGGAGGCCTTGTTTGCGCTGATAAGAGCCCAGACGATGGTTCATCTGTTTCAGCTGTAACTAAGAATGATAGAGATCTACAAAGTTTCGCTGATAGTGATGATCATGCATCCTATTGGGTTCCCTTGCTAGCAG GTTTATCAGAACTAACATCCGACTCGAAGTTAGCCATCCGAAAGAGTTCGACGGAAGTGCTTTTCAACGTCCTGAAGGGTCATGGTCATCTTTTCTCACGAGCATTCTGGATTGGTGTTTTTAGCTCTGTTGTTCTCCCCTTATTTAATGGTGCATCTCCTGTAAAACAGGATTCACCAACAGCGAAATCTCCTCGTCCTGATGGAAGTACATGGGATCCTGAAATTTCTGCTGCCGCAGCGCAGTCTCTTGTAGATCTTGTTATAAGGTTTTTCAATGTATTGAGACCTCAACTACCAAATGTAGTATCTATACTGGCAGGATACTTAAAAAGTACAAAACAGGGTCCTGCAAGCACTGGAGTTTCGGCAACATATCGTTTGACAGGAGAGTTAGGAAGCAGATTTTCAAAAGACGAATGGCAAGAAATCCTTCTAGCTATAAAAGAAGCTGCCACTTCAACATTGCCTGGGTTTATGAAGATTTTGAGAAGCATGGATGACATCAAGGTGCCTGAGAATTCTCGATCCTCTACTAATACTGAAACAAGCTCTGATCATGGACTGACCAAGGATGACCTTGAGGAAGATAATCTGCAAACTTCAGCTTATGTGGTTTCGAAAATGAAGAGTTTTATCGCGGTCCAGCTACTGATTATGCAG GTTATAACTGATATATACAAAGCGAACCTACAATTCTTGGTAGCTTCCAACATAAATATCATTGTCGagatattttcttccattacATCACATGCTCAGCAACTGAACTCCGAGACTGTCctgcaaaagaaaataaagaaagtatgCTCGATCTTGGAGACCTCCGAACCGCCCATGGTTCACTTCGAGAACGAGGCTTATCAAAATTACCTCAACTTCCTCCAAGATTTAATCAAAAACAATTCATCCGCCCCAAAGGAGATGAACCTAAGATCACTAGTGGCAGTGTGTGAAAAAATATTGCTGATATACCTTAGCTGCACCGATTACAACTACGCACGGCGGCAGAAACCGGTTGAGATACCGGTGACTCATTGGATTCTCCCCTTGGGAGTagccaaaaaggaaaaaatggcAGCTAGGACACCTCTACTTGTGTCTGCATTGAAGGCATTGAATTGCTTGGAGAAGGATTCCTGCAGAAAGTACATTGCAGATATCTTTCATCTGTTGGTCGATCTGGTTCGAAGCGATCATAGCTCGAATGAAGTTCAACATGCTCTAAGCAACATATTCCAGGCATGTATAGGTCCGATAATAATGCCATAA